A single Orcinus orca chromosome 2, mOrcOrc1.1, whole genome shotgun sequence DNA region contains:
- the LOC101281253 gene encoding riboflavin kinase-like, with translation MRHLPYFCRGQVVRGFGRGPKQQGVPTANFPEPVVDNLPADASTGIYYGWASVGSGDARKMVVSIGWNPYYKNTEKSMETNIMHTFKEEILNVAIAGYLRPEKNFDCLESLISAIQGDIEEAKKRLDLLEHLKLKEDNFFQVPKSKMMNGH, from the coding sequence ATGAGGCACCTGCCGTACTTCTGTCGCGGCCAGGTGGTGCGGGGCTTCGGTCGCGGCCCCAAGCAGCAGGGCGTCCCTACAGCTAACTTTCCTGAACCAGTAGTAGATAATCTTCCAGCTGATGCATCCACTGGCATATATTATGGTTGGGCCAGTGTTGGAAGTGGAGACGCCCGTAAGATGGTGGTGAGCATAGGATGGAACCCATACTACAAGAATACAGAAAAGTCCATGGAAACTAATATCATGCATACTTTCAAAGAGGAAATTCTCAACGTGGCCATCGCCGGCTACCTCAGACCAGAAAAGAACTTTGATTGTTTAGAGTCACTTATTTCAGCAATTCAAGGTGATATTGAGGAAGCTAAGAAACGACTAGATTTACTAGAACATTTGAAACTCAAAGAAgacaatttcttccaggttcctAAAAGCAAAATGATGAATGGCCACTGA